Proteins encoded in a region of the Apostichopus japonicus isolate 1M-3 chromosome 19, ASM3797524v1, whole genome shotgun sequence genome:
- the LOC139960673 gene encoding uncharacterized protein: MRLKANMKTSLMIMYIAMIVSKSGDAFLPGIENQRCTDADPIPPNSIQLSYTTLKEANGNWILLYNISWVPPSQYEYVVYLTDLQLETTRTSLTPWVFQSCKEALQAASASAKDKLSQSATISREAPFTHNALFQLAYGVTSEGSPLPVSSVSQKEFETPDCYMETRDANFCAAQSVVRCGMPIHVLLVRVEYSSENNIVMMFSWCPPIQVNQIRSLSRYKVQLHTIDGDLLLTDSIQHESDNETYYWIATSPDIQEGNQYKLTIVPYLSDTYGDEPGRLFTQSFAAMIFKEETTVDPEGAVTSTVSLNRNNAPVRSKDPPPGQPPNLHPHSPTASFPTTVIAVVLLVGLAVVVVIICTVCILWTRTRRRETNDRLENLHLEQMYQEKAIEKTREIDPILKDKEISHDQVIIEHKLGEGEFGLVHIGKVTGMKNKVDDVVVAIKTTKVGAFDDVKEDLLNEMKLIAELGDHVNILCLLACCSMNEPFYLITEYMKYGDLLGFLRECRRTENSEKDQIYSVQEKQQFISCS; the protein is encoded by the exons ATGAGACTTAAAGCCAATATGAAGACTTCCTTGATGATAATGTACATCGCCATGATTGTAAGCAAATCTGGCGATGCGTTTCTACCTGGAATAGAAAACCAACGATGCACTGATGCAG ATCCCATACCACCAAACTCGATTCAATTGAGCTATACGACACTGAAGGAAGCTAACGGAAACTGGATACTTTTGTACAATATATCCTGGGTACCTCCGTCACAGTATGAAT ATGTGGTATACCTTACCGATCTCCAACTTGAGACAACTCGTACGAGTCTTACTCCATGGGTTTTCCAAAGTTGTAAAGAAGCTCTGCAAGCAGCGAGTGCGAGCGCAAAGGACAAACTGTCG CAATCTGCGACTATTTCACGAGAAGCACCTTTCACTCACAATGCTTTGTTTCAG TTGGCTTACGGTGTAACGTCTGAAGGATCGCCTCTTCCTGTCTCTTCGGTGTCGCAAAAGGAGTTTGAAACCCCTG ACTGTTACATGGAAACAAGAGATGCTAATTTTTGTGCGGCACAGA GCGTTGTGCGGTGTGGCATGCCAATACATGTTCTGCTTGTACGTGTTGAATATAGCTCCGAAAACAATATTGTTATGATGTTCAGCTGGTGTCCACCAATACAGGTCAACCAAATTAGGTCGCTATctcgatataaagtacagcTTCATACGATTGATGGAGATTTGTTATTGACTGATAGCATTCAACATGAATCCGAT AACGAAACTTACTATTGGATAGCCACTAGCCCAGACATTCAAGAAGGCAACCAATACAAACTAACG ATCGTTCCATACCTCTCGGATACATATGGAGATGAACCGGGAAGACTTTTTACACAATCGTTTGCGGCCATGATTTTTAAAGAAG AGACTACAGTCGATCCAGAAGGTGCCGTGACATCAACCGTTTCATTAAATAGAAACAATGCTCCTGTACGGTCTAAAGATCCGCCACCCGGTCAGCCTCCGAACTTACATCCGCATTCACCGACTGCGAGCTTCCCTACCACCGTAATTGCTGTGGTGCTACTTGTTGGTCTAGCAGTAGTAGTTGTGataatatgtactgtatgtatccTGTGGACTAGAACCCGAAGACGAGAGACTAACGATCGTCTGGAAAATCTCCATCTTGAACAAATGTACCAAGAGAAAGCCATAG AAAAGACCCGAGAGATTGACCCGATATTGAAAGATAAAGAAATTAGCCACGATCAAGTCATAATCGAGCACAAGCTAGGAGAAGGTGAATTCGGTTTGGTGCATATCGGCAAGGTCACCGGCATGAAGAATAAAGTTGATGATGTTGTAGTCGCCATCAAGACAACGAAAG TCGGAGCATTTGATGACGTGAAGGAGGACCTgttgaatgaaatgaaactcATCGCAGAGCTTGGCGACCATGTCAACATCCTTTGTCTTCTTGCTTGCTGCTCAATGAATGAACCGTTCTACCTAATAACAGAATATATGAAGTATGGTGACTTGCTGGGCTTCTTACGGGAGTGCAGAAGG ACAGAAAACTCAGAGAAAGACCAAATCTACTCTGTGCAGGAGAAACAACAGTTTATAAGTTGCTCGTGA